The Pirellulales bacterium genome window below encodes:
- a CDS encoding class II aldolase/adducin family protein, whose translation MINAHQIKEEICDIGRRIYNKGFAAGNDGNITYRIAENEVICTPTMVSKGFLKPSDLCTVDMEGKQLSGHRKRTSEVLLHLAIMKARPEIKSVVHCHPPHATAFAVAREPIPQCVLPEVEVFLGDVPITKYETPGGQAFADTILPFVAKSNVIILANHGTVSFGKTVELAYWWTEILDAYCRILMLARDLGKVNYFTEQKTRELLDLKQKWGFTDPRLTEEMKNCDICANDTFRESWAAAGIERRAFEAPPAMAGKGKESGARGQGPEERGEGRGARGEEKGNTECACQCNGHGKPAVVSATRAAAAPGPSTNGDQEALIRAITDRVMAALAQTAK comes from the coding sequence ATGATCAACGCCCATCAAATCAAGGAAGAAATCTGCGACATCGGCCGGCGAATTTACAACAAAGGCTTTGCCGCCGGCAACGACGGCAATATCACCTACCGCATCGCCGAGAACGAAGTCATCTGCACGCCCACGATGGTGTCTAAGGGTTTTCTGAAGCCGAGCGATCTGTGCACCGTCGATATGGAAGGCAAGCAGCTTTCCGGCCATCGCAAGCGCACCAGCGAAGTGCTCCTGCACCTGGCGATCATGAAGGCCCGGCCGGAGATCAAGAGCGTCGTGCATTGCCACCCGCCGCACGCGACGGCGTTTGCCGTGGCGCGAGAGCCGATTCCGCAGTGCGTGTTGCCCGAGGTCGAGGTGTTCTTGGGCGACGTGCCAATCACGAAATACGAAACTCCTGGCGGACAAGCGTTTGCCGACACGATTTTGCCGTTCGTCGCCAAATCGAATGTGATCATTTTGGCCAACCACGGCACGGTGAGCTTCGGCAAGACGGTCGAGCTGGCTTACTGGTGGACCGAGATTCTCGACGCCTATTGCCGCATCCTGATGCTCGCCCGCGACCTGGGCAAGGTGAACTATTTCACCGAGCAGAAGACGCGCGAGTTGCTCGACCTGAAGCAGAAATGGGGCTTCACCGACCCACGGCTCACCGAGGAAATGAAGAATTGCGACATCTGCGCCAACGACACGTTCCGCGAGAGTTGGGCCGCCGCCGGCATCGAGCGCCGTGCCTTTGAAGCGCCGCCCGCGATGGCAGGGAAGGGGAAGGAATCAGGGGCCAGGGGCCAGGGGCCAGAGGAAAGGGGCGAGGGGCGAGGGGCGAGGGGCGAGGAAAAAGGCAACACGGAGTGCGCTTGTCAGTGCAATGGGCATGGGAAGCCGGCAGTAGTATCCGCCACGCGAGCAGCAGCGGCGCCCGGCCCGAGCACGAATGGCGACCAAGAAGCGTTGATCCGCGCAATTACCGACCGTGTCATGGCCGCGCTGGCCCAAACCGCAAAATAA
- a CDS encoding EutN/CcmL family microcompartment protein, translated as MRIATIIGTVTLSRSHPTMSGASFRLAVPLSLANLTGAANEAAEELVVYDELGSGIGSRIALSEGGEAAQPFRPEIKPVDAYNAAVLDQVEMETETTPGQWHTSPKR; from the coding sequence ATGCGAATCGCAACCATCATCGGCACCGTCACGCTCTCGCGGTCCCATCCAACCATGAGCGGCGCGAGCTTTCGGCTGGCCGTGCCGTTGTCGCTGGCGAACTTGACCGGCGCTGCGAACGAAGCGGCGGAGGAACTGGTGGTGTACGACGAACTTGGCTCGGGCATCGGCAGCCGGATTGCCTTGAGCGAAGGAGGCGAAGCCGCCCAACCGTTTCGCCCGGAGATCAAACCGGTCGATGCCTACAACGCCGCCGTGCTCGACCAAGTAGAAATGGAAACCGAAACCACCCCCGGCCAGTGGCACACTAGCCCGAAGCGTTAG
- a CDS encoding lactate/malate dehydrogenase family protein, which produces MHISIIGGGGLVGSCTAFALQMGRIVRQIALIDANAEAAAGQALDLLHGSPLIADQVICSGGYEHIPDSDLICITAGLRRKPDESRLDLINRNVELFRGILAEIQKAGHKPDAIVLVVSNPVDVLTYLAAQQLKLPASRVLGLGTLLDTIRFRALIAERLKAAPTQVAALILGEHGDSMVPIWSSATVAGLPLEKYPGWSHTAVGELFQRTKGSGAEVIRKKGGAGFAVGLAIQEVIETIALDRRRVLPVSSVQNGCYGLRGVALSVPTVVGRAGVLATHPIDLWPKELAGMRQSAQALRQTIDTVLQTKSAVGAG; this is translated from the coding sequence ATGCACATCTCCATCATCGGCGGCGGCGGATTGGTCGGCTCTTGCACCGCCTTCGCGCTGCAAATGGGCCGCATCGTCCGGCAAATTGCCTTGATCGACGCTAATGCCGAAGCGGCGGCGGGCCAAGCCCTCGATTTGTTGCACGGCTCGCCGCTGATCGCCGATCAGGTGATCTGCTCCGGCGGCTATGAACACATTCCCGATTCGGATCTGATCTGCATCACGGCCGGCCTGAGGCGCAAGCCCGACGAAAGCCGTTTGGACCTGATCAATCGCAATGTCGAATTGTTCCGTGGCATCCTCGCGGAGATCCAGAAAGCCGGGCACAAGCCCGATGCGATCGTGCTCGTGGTGTCGAATCCGGTCGATGTGCTCACGTATCTTGCGGCGCAACAGCTCAAGCTTCCCGCGTCGCGCGTGCTGGGTTTGGGAACACTATTGGACACGATTCGCTTCCGAGCCCTGATTGCCGAGCGATTGAAGGCGGCGCCGACGCAAGTGGCCGCCCTGATCCTGGGCGAACATGGCGACAGCATGGTGCCGATCTGGTCGAGCGCCACGGTGGCGGGCTTGCCGCTCGAAAAATATCCCGGCTGGAGCCACACCGCTGTCGGCGAGTTGTTTCAGCGCACCAAAGGCTCCGGCGCGGAAGTGATTCGAAAGAAGGGCGGGGCCGGGTTTGCCGTCGGGCTCGCGATTCAAGAAGTGATCGAGACGATCGCCCTCGACCGCCGCCGCGTGCTGCCGGTGTCGAGCGTGCAAAATGGCTGCTACGGCTTGCGCGGCGTGGCGCTGAGCGTGCCGACGGTGGTGGGCAGGGCCGGCGTTTTGGCCACTCACCCGATTGATCTATGGCCGAAAGAATTGGCAGGCATGCGACAAAGCGCCCAAGCGCTGCGACAAACGATCGACACCGTATTGCAAACGAAATCCGCGGTTGGGGCAGGTTGA